In the Acropora muricata isolate sample 2 chromosome 1, ASM3666990v1, whole genome shotgun sequence genome, one interval contains:
- the LOC136920493 gene encoding metal cation symporter ZIP14-like: MSDLKVICEACGAQTVIFLSSMASSTVICLMPGMYRDHVISMLMALGAACLAGDAIFHLIPHALEADSHHSHHGSTSKSSQVVLWRSSLIVCSLYFFYLFHLFLYSIEEGHSHTHGIPPPESHGNFKLLSRESDSTDEKNEYGNKRALIWMMVFSGALHAASDGVAIGAAFSSSATDGLSTSLAVLFHEVPHGVGAFAIFLSFGVRIKRALFLLSTRYILSYVGVVIGVLLGASLSGWIFAVIAGMFLYIALAEMIPEMYSSLSLRADDRRYFMLFQNCGLILGFSIMMALAAFHGKIRGVLL, encoded by the exons ATGTCAGATCTTAAAG TCATTTGTGAAGCATGTGGAGCGCAAACCgtcatttttctttcctctatGGCGTCTTCAACAGTCATATGCCTCATGCCTGGGATGTATCGAGATCATGTGATCTCGATGCTCATGGCGCTTGGGGCAGCGTGTTTGGCGGGAGATGCCATCTTTCATCTCATACCTCAT GCCCTAGAAGCTGATTCTCACCATTCGCATCATGGAAGTACATCCAAGTCAAGTCAAGTGGTTTTGTGGCGCTCATCGCTGATAGTTTGCAGTCTCTACTTTTTCTATCTGTTTCACCTTTTCTTGTACTCGATAGAG GAAGGTCACTCACATACGCACGGCATTCCTCCACCTGAAAGCCACGGAAATTTTAAGTTGTTAAGTCGTGAGAGTGACAGCACAGATGAAAAGAATGAATACGGAAACAAAAGAGCACTCATATGGATGATGGTGTTTAGTGGAGCGCTACACGCAGCTAGTGATGGTGTTGCAATCGGAGCAGCTTTTTCCAGTTCAGCGACAGACGGGCTGAGCACATCACTCGCGGTGCTATTTCACGAAGTTCCGCACGGAGTAG GTGCGTTTGCTATATTTCTTTCGTTTGGTGTCCGCATCAAGAGAGCCCTCTTCCTTCTTTCAACCCGCTACATCCTCTCCTATGTGGGCGTAGTAATTGGTGTCTTGCTAGGAGCCAGCCTGTCCGGGTGGATATTCGCAGTCATTGCAGGAATGTTTCTTTATATCGCCCTGGCAGAGATG ATTCCAGAGATGTACAGTTCTTTGTCGCTTAGAGCAGATGACAGGCGTTATTTCATGTTGTTTCAAAACTGCGGACTTATTCTTGGGTTTAGTATTATGATGGCCCTGGCGGCTTTTCATGGTAAAATTAGGGGAGTCTTACTGTAG
- the LOC136920469 gene encoding uncharacterized protein yields the protein MRGLKIKDMSRILDSISSVFSILALMFIYQQLKGKYFSETNKIYSKENAKDFQKSSQALYYADSDIVNGKLTVEVWNDICGRKLSSLVNSPFFPQFSDEVYFISKTVAKINRANVGQCVKGYLIPKETGYYKFVLYSNAGSELWFGANESLGSLKLAASVASRDSMGGAPVGKIRYDSQISDDFFLERGNMYPLEMIHIQGAKDDFVELHWIRPGKHYLELITSEYLSHFANFPQTSKIARPRKRTRPAVVTKTNFHLLAFLTEGIAKRVLPVCESKLSVLTRPDVGTIHDQSEVEEITMITDAKNEDWRENKEAENVVQLFTKEMEQKFPKRYTIVRLFNLERLHADEADGSALYLLEIELACEALQYTERLIEYVYLKNEEDKNATGKGSQLCYPKELGWNKEVEIHLIVAVNHEGQRLHPFIEKLEAIFKEGLEVYFQLVIVHSGKSGLDVESILQKSLLQKYVVYELEGEFSQSRAINQGIKLVQDPSHIVLTANAHMDLPVSVFEDCRKHCIEGKMIYTPVLYALNCGAYPDNPQGSWNNHSYQVIAMYKSDWDRLGGFDERATNEQAAWDLVRRTLTLGLRLARVKSPNLFRLFYSDSRDSIGPTNF from the exons ATGCGAGGTCTGAAAATCAAAGACATGTCGCGAATTCTGGATTCTATTTCGAGCGTTTTCTCCATTTTAGCATTGATGTTTATTTACCAACAGTTGAAAGGAAAGTACTTCAGCGAAACGAACAAAATATATTCAAAGGAAAACGCGAAGGATTTTCAGAAAAGCTCACAGGCACTGTATTATGCCGATAGTGATATTGTGAATGGCAAGTTAACCGTGGAAGTTTGGAATGATATTTGCGGCCGCAAGTTATCAAGTTTGGTGAATTCCCCATTCTTTCCTCAATTTTCGGACGAAGtgtattttatttccaaaacaGTCGCGAAGATAAATCGAGCAAACGTTGGCCAATGCGTAAAAGGCTATTTGATACCTAAGGAAACAGGTTATTACAAGTTTGTCCTGTATTCTAATGCGGGTTCGGAGTTATGGTTTGGAGCGAACGAGAGCCTTGGAAGCTTGAAGCTTGCGGCGAGCGTTGCATCTCGGGATAGCATGGGAGGCGCTCCTGTTGGAAAGATTCGCTACGATTCACAAATAAGCGATGATTTTTTCTTGGAAAGAGGAAACATGTATCCACTTGAAATGATTCACATTCAGGGTGCGAAGGACGATTTCGTGGAGCTGCATTGGATTCGCCCTGGGAAACATTATTTGGAGTTAATCACATCAGAATATCTTTCGCATTTCGCAAATTTTCCACAAACTTCCAAGATTGCAAGGCCCAGGAAACGCACCCGACCAGCTGTTGTTACCAAGACAAATTTTCATCTTTTAGCGTTCCTAACGGAAGGAATAGCAAAACGGGTACTTCCGGTTTGTGAGAGTAAACTTTCGGTCCTAACCAGGCCTGACGTAGGCACTATTCACGACCAATCAGAAGTTGAGGAGATAACCATGATAACCGACGCAAAAAACGAGGACTGGAGGGAGAACAAAGAAGCTGAAAATGTTGTTCAACTTTTCACGAAGGAAATGGAGCAAAAATTTCCTAA AAGGTACACCATAGTGAGGCTATTTAACCTAGAGCGTCTCCATGCAGACGAGGCCGATGGCTCAGCCCTGTATCTTCTGGAGATAGAGTTGGCGTGCGAAGCACTGCAATACACTGAAAGACTGATCGAATACGTTTACTTGAAGAACGAAGAGGACAAAAACGCGACAGGAAAAGGCTCCCAGCTTTGTTACCCGAAGGAACTGGGTTGGAATAAGGAGGTTGAGATTCATTTGATAGTGGCAGTGAATCATGAAGGTCAGCGGTTGCACCCATTCATTGAGAAACTTGAGGCAATTTTCAAGGAAGGTCTTGAAGTTTACTTTCAACTGGTTATTGTGCACTCTGGGAAATCAGGGCTGGATGTTGAGAGCATTCTTCAAAAGTCCTTGCTACAGAAATATGTGGTGTATGAGTTAGAAGGAGAGTTTTCTCAGTCCAGAGCAATCAATCAAGGAATTAAATTGGTTCAAGATCCCTCACATATTGTACTCACCGCTAATGCTCACATGGACTTACCAGTGTCTGTTTTTGAGGACTGTCGCAAG CACTGCATCGAAGGAAAGATGATATACACACCTGTCTTGTATGCACTCAATTGCGGGGCGTACCCGGATAACCCACAGGGATCGTGGAATAACCATAGTTACCAGGTGATTGCCATGTATAAGAGTGACTGGGATCGACTTGGAG GATTCGATGAACGTGCAACGAATGAGCAAGCAGCCTGGGACCTAGTTAGACGGACCCTTACTCTCGGTCTACGTCTGGCAAGAGTTAAGAGCCCAAACCTGTTTCGCCTGTTTTATTCAGATTCGCGTGATTCCATTGGTCCAACCAACTTCTAA